The DNA region GGCTAATCTTCTTGGAGTCTCAGCTATGGAAGAGATCTTGCAGAGGGCAGGACTTAATCGTTATGTGAGGACTGCTGTGAACGATCCAGAGTTGTTTGCTGCAAGCAGAGGCCGAGTGTGGAGAACACTGAAAGATACATTTCCAACAAATGTACACCCTGATAATATTCTTATTGAGCCACTGGGGCCACAGGAGAACCCGAGGGCCTATGTGTCCAGAGCTCATCAGGTGTGGAGGAATATTACAGGACGAGACCCAGATGCAAACCAAATGGAGCAGTCAATTTTGCGAGTGAAGTTGCAACAAGGGTTGCCTCTGCCAGTGAGGAGTAAGCTTGCTGAAGTGGTTGGTCTTGGGAGTATGACGAAAGGCATTTATACAGATCATATAGCACATCAAGTTGAGCTGTGCAGGAAAAAGGAAGATGATCAGAAAAAACAGGACCAGGAAACTCTTAGGAAGCTTAGTCAACTGCAACTGGAGgataacaaaaacaaggagCAGTCTCAACTAGATTAAAGATTATTAAAACTGCAGCAGGGATAGATTTAGCTTCAGTAGTGGAAGTCCAGGGAAGTAAGTTTGTGTTGAAAAAGTGGAAGGAAGGAATAAGTAAGTAAGATGGAAGTATGTATGTTGGCAGAAGGAAAGAGAGTGATAGTATATACAGGAGTTGCATATGTTGTGAAAAAATTGAGCATTTCAGAAAACAGAGGGTTCTTCTATGTAGTATTATGCTCAGATAATGAAATTGTTGCATGCAATGATGGAACTGAAGGAAACAGCCAGAACTCACAAAAAGGACATGTCAAAGGTCACACAGGGCAATAAAGTGGCTGATGAAGCTGCAAAAGCAGTTACAGGAGCAGATGGACTGGATGAGGTGCTATTCAAGATTCTACTGGTCTGTGGTGAAAGCATGAAGGCTGATGGTAGCATCAACAGATCTGCTAAGTTTGATGATCCAGGAAGCAAATGAGCTAACTCATGTTGCAAGGGGGGTAGTTAGGAGAAGGATTACAAAAGAGTATGGATTTTGGACACTGTAGTTGCTTGAGCAGATAGATGAGGTCATAAGTAGGTATTATCAGACAAGGGTAAAGAGTTTGTGAATACAATTGTAAGGATAATTTGGATAAAATGGTGtgaataatttttcaaaatttgGAAATTAAATAGTGTTTAGCagttgtgtatcatctgcaacGAAGGTTTTTGTGATAAAATGAAGGGACTGTTGAAAAATCGTATTAAGATCTTCAGATCTGTCAACATATAGGCTTAAACTGGAAAGGGAATAAATTGGAAACATAAAATTGGAAAATGGAAACATAAATTGGAATATGGTGAAATCATGAGAATGAAGTGACAACATATTGTTGTATTTGATGTATGTGCAAGAGATactggttgttgttttctttcttctcaggaCAATAGCTGAGAGAACACTATGAGGGTGACTGCTTGTCTGCACAAAATGGACTCAAACAATCACAAATGGATAGGGACCACGGATGGGGACCCTGAACAAGAACATTGTAATAAATTTGGATTAGCATATCATGCAGAGGATGTTTTGAAATATGGTTCTTATACAATGTACAAAattggattttgttttattgtattatgaTCTGTGATGTCAATAGCTACTTTGTATGTTATTATGAGATTAGAAATGACGTCTGAATGACCGTATATAATGTCTGGAGTTTTGTCTAACTATGGGTAATACTCAATACTCTTTGTGTAGGATGTTCTGTTAAGATGTGAATACAGTGGGACCTcaggtgtttattttgtttgtccaGGGATAGTATTGGTTAGGTAGGGAAAGGTCCATTGAATGGTGCGATGGGTCGACCAGCCGGACTTTggacactttttattttttatttctgagttTCCCATGTGTATTTGCTTTCGTTGGTCCCTACACCACCATCGTAAAAACccttcttctttcatttttcaattgGCTTGGAGTACCTTATGTAGTCGCCTAGGGCAGAGGGACTGTAGAGAGAGttttcctgtctaaagtgtgaAGGATGTTATCAGTAAGATGGCTGCCTGACGGGTTTTTCGCTCTCACACTCCAACAAAATTACTGCATTGCTAAGGTTATGCTCTAATGAGTGCACATGGAAGGGAATGTTTAAGTGATCAGTGAGTGACATCAGGTGACTCGTAAACAATAATTTGTGATTATGACTGTGTTACCCTTCTGTTCTTTTTCGGGACTCTAGATAAGTCCCGAAGGGGGGAATACGTAGTATCTGGTGGGTGCATCAAAGGAGTGTTATTTACGATTGTGTCAGTTTGGgatctgtgtctgtttatctaaaGGAATCAGACCTGGGAAAGCATGACCTAGGCAGGAGTGACCTGACCTTTACCTCCTTAtctggacacagagaaaagcagatgtttatgttacattcctttgcattttaacaaagacaccagatgCTGAGCTAGGTGGTCAAGAAGAGTATATAATGTGACCACAGAGTGGGCTcaggaggagacgaggacaAAGGCAGTAGATTTGGCTAGGGGTtatgctgtctgttcctacaattggctgaacgtcttctcaggcttccatggtgcctgttagacaactgacctttttgcaataaacctatttttattcattaagtcgttgtcagcggaagtttcctttcatcagctgcacatcatcatcatcagagaagatacgacagTATCCACACCcactttctcttcctgctctgcttcATCAGAGAAAGAACACATATGAGAAAGAaactttcacttttcatttgacACAGAGATTTAGAAATAAAGCCAGTGTCAAATAATGTCAAACAATGATTAAGATGGCAGCACTAGCCACCGGATTACACTTTCAGTTTCTGTTCGACACACAGGCATTACTAAAAAGAGTTaatcacataaataaatgatatcaATATTCTACATTTGCGCTGTTTGGATGCAGTGTGATTTGACATGAGTCCTGTAAGAACTCAGCTCTGATGGGGGATGCTGATGCTGGATGAGTCTATAGATTCACAAAAATGTGACAGCTAGGACTAATTGTGCAGAAACTGGGTGTGATCATCTGTGCGTAAGCGTTGTTCCAGCTCAGAATCTTTTCTCCTCAGCTCAGggacctcctcctgctgcttttgcTGAAGCTTGCCAAGAATTGGCACACAATTCAGTAAACGGTAGATAGTAGACAGAAATGCAGGGGTGTCGTTGGTCTAATGGGTCAGCACAAGTTTTCTAAATTGACTTGAACTCTGGTCAAATAATCCTAAATGTAAATGCCAATGCTACACCAGGGtttacagaggaaaagtggTTCAACAACCATTGCTCCTCGTCAATCTTCTCTTTTCCAGGCTCAAAGTTTATCAAAgtttccaaaaaaaaccaaaaatcaatCTTCCAAATAGGCACCAGGAGACTtgatttattgtcgacaacaaagtCCGAGACCTGAACAGATCTAACACACAATCCCTGGTCACTTCTTTTATAGCCCAAATCTGCTGAGTCAGCAGGATGATGACACTCCCACCCTGAAGAAAAACTCAGACAACCATGTGTTTGGATcacatttaaatgcagtttattCGGTCGATGAGTATATTCACATGAAGATCAGCGTCTCTTCAGCTATGTTACCACATACACATAGTCAAGTGTACAAAAGCGTTTGTGCCAACCAACGATGGTACAGAGGTGGTCATCTAGCACAATGAGTGTGGCATTAATCATGAAATTAGAAATGGAATTGTTCATTAAAATCAGCAGTAacttaatgtaaaaatacagaattttaTGATTGCAAAGGTGGTTGTATAATGAGCTAGTGCACATGACCAGACAGAAAAGATTAGATTCAGAGCTCAAATCAGAATGCACAGGGAGGAAGCTGAGCAGTTTGAAGTGGAGCACAGCAGGATTTCACTGTGAAGATATTAGCTCATCTcaagtgagagaaaataaaccagCTAAGGAGACGATTTCTCAAATCATTTGTTACTGATTGAATATTGTAGCATGGCCACATGCCAGGTCCAGGATATACTAAGCCAATATGTGAGAGTGCTCAGGGTCTGCAGCGCTGGATGAATCGTGGGTACAGACACACATCTCTGATGTGATGTCTGTTCAGCAGCCAGGTGAGGAAACGCTCCAGACCCAGGCCGTAACCACCGTGAGGACAGGTTCCAAActtcctctgaaacagacacagacacacacagcagcccgTTAATACACACCTTTACTTAAACACAGTGAGACCAAGTGCTCGCTGCTCTGCCAAAGAAGTTCTGGACACATTTAGAGAAGAGATTGAGATTTTCATCTCAGCACAACCTtgattctatttaaaaaaataaatgatttcaaGGACAATCAGTGATCAAAATAGTTTGAGCTGTAATACAGTTGAATGAAAAGATATTCCTTTATACAtcgacagagagaagagaagcacCCAGCTTAGTGTTACCTGGTCAGTGTACCAGTAGTACGGGGTCGGGTCGATTCCCTCCCTCTTGTATCCCTCCAGCAGCTCTTCAGCGTCCCAGATACGCATCGAGCCTCCGACGATCTCGCCAACATTTGGCATCAGCACGtccacctgcaacacacacacacacacacacacacacacaagacgaGACATTCAGACAGATGATGAGCTAGAAAATGACTTCAGGACCTAAAACCTGTCGTCAGGTGGACCAACACTCTACACTAAGGCCCTCTGTGTAATAACTTGGCTTCAGACCAAATaccagcaaaacaaacagcgTTCCCAGTGTCTGATGTTCATATACAGTGTTAGCACACTAAGTGCTAACACTGTCTTTTTTCAAAAGCAGTCAGTTTTCATACCGACTCAGTGAGGCGTCTGTCCTCGGGACAGCGCTGCATGTAGAAGGATTTGATCTCAGCAGGGAAACGGCAGAGCAGGATGGTCTCGTTGATGGTGTCGGTCATCTGCCTCTCTGGAGCCTCTGGGATGTCCTGCAAGTGAGAACGGAGacaaaaagtagaaaatatCAAACCCATGACACAAGAGAGGATTTCACTAATAAAAAGTCAAGACATAAAACAAAGTTTATCAAGTAAGTTTCAATAACAATTTCTTCAATCttgatgtcatagtgatgtcataaGAGTTAGCCTTGGAGACAGCACATTTTTATCAAACAGCCTGGGTTACAAACTGGTGAGCAGTTTGGTGTTAGGATGAGAGGAGGCAGAAGATAAACGTAATCGCTGACTGTTTCTCCTTCTGAACCTGCATCCACCAGACTTTACTGGTAAAATGTACTTGATGATAAAACTGTTATGCCATGATGAGAGCTCTGCTGACAGGAACTCATTAGAAACGTGTGTGTCACATATCCTGGTGGGCGTGTGTGTTGTGTCGAGTCATCACCTCTCCAAACTCATAGAAGGTGCCGTCGTCCTTCTTGATGTTGTGTTCTCTAAGCCACTCGATGGCATCGGGGTAGTTCATCCTCTTGAACGGCCTCTTGGGGGGTTTGAAGGTCTGGgggggaaaataaaacaaatatcaatatGCTGAAAGATCATGTGATGAAAAGCTCCGGGACGTTGAACTTCCAACCTGAAGTTCAACGTTCAGACACTATTATCTCAGCGTTAGTGTCATCGGTCATCAAAATGTCTCATTCATCGTCAGGTTGTTTTCGTGCTAGTTAACTGTTAGTAAGCATAAAAACTGCGTGGACTCCCTGTTTTAGCTTGAACGTGCTGTTAAAAAAAGGAGACATACGGGGTTGATCTCGTAGAGCAGCTGTGCAGCGGGGGATTTGAGCACTCGGTCCACCACGTCACACACCAGATCCTCCAGTCTGTTCAGCAGATCATCGAAGGTCATGAAGGGACACTCTGCCTCGATGTGAGTGTACCTGAGCACAGAAAAGAAATCAATCaccccacacaaacaaacagtgcagGAGGCTTACAGACTGAAAAATGATGTCATGAGTTGCCCATGTGTCGACCCGTATACTCACTCAGACAGGTGTCTGCGGGTGCGGGACTGCTCAGCCCGGTATGACTGGGCGATGCAGAAGGTGTCACCCAGTGCAGGTATGCAGGTCTCCAGGTAGAGCTGGGAGGACTGCGTCAGGTAGGCCTGTTCACCAAAGTAGTTGAAGCTAAACAGCGTGGAGCCGCCCTCCACCTGAGTCTGCACCATGGTCGGAGGAGTGATctacatttagaaaaacaaacggTGTTCACAGAGACGTTATCCTGCGCTCATGGGCTTCACATCTGCAACAGGACAACACGCATGTATCCACAGTCAGTCTGTTCAATCCATTCCACAAAACCACTTCCTTTtccttcacattaaaagcatttcatttgaaaaacacaagttagcttttattgtgaaacagccacagcagccgAGGCAATGTACTGGTCACTGCACTGGTTACCACAGTAACCGCAGGTTTCTGCAAATAAACCAGGACTCAAATCTGCAGGACAAATAACTTTAAAGATACTCAGTAGAGATTTGCTTGGATTTGAAAGTGATTAGCAGATTTCATATATGACTCATACTTGATAAAATGCTACTAAAGCCAAAtccttctgttcactcactcaAAGACACTAGATATCAGCTCAGGACTACAAAGCTAAGCTACACGTGAGCATTTGCATATTACAATGATATTGGTAGCACAATTTCAAAATACAATAATACGGCAAACATGTTTTAGGACAGAGGATTTTCAGCTACTTAGAAGTCAAAGCAGACGGCTGAGGATCAGAGGGACTTCTCTGTGATTATTTAAGTGAAGGTCAACAGTTCGAACAGCTGAACTACACTACAGATGATAATTTGCCATCTATGACGTTAGTCATGTCAAcctgtgacaaaaacagtgagtgcattctctctttctttgaaAGGAAAAGCTTGAATATTACTTGACAGCACATAGGGATGACTTTGACTTCTCTGTCAAAGTGTGTTTCACCTCATAGTATCCACGGTCAAAGAAGTGGTCCCTGAAGCACTGAGTGACGGTGGATCGGACTCGGAGGATCTTGGACACGTTCTCTCCTCTGATCAGCATGTGTCGATTGTTCAGCTGGACGTCAACATCAGACTCCTCATTCAGCAGGTTGTCAGCCCCACCTGCTGGAGCTAAACCAATCAGCTCCCAGAAGTCACAGTGCAGCTCGTGGCCTCCGGGTGCCTGGGAGAGGAAAGCAAGGACTCAGTGAAGGTGTTCCTCAGGTTTGTGTCCTGCATCCATCCTGCATTATTACAGTATGCCATCATGCAACACTGGAAGATGAGGTTGAGTGCAGTAGCTGTTTTTCTCCCTAAAATAAACTGCTCGACTGTTGTGCTGCAGGTGCGTTTACCTGTTTCCCCTCAGGAACTTCAGTGAGAGTCCCGTACAGAGCTACAGTGCTCTCTGTGGACAACACCAAGCCATTGTAGCACTGGCACTGAAAACAAGGCAGAGACAGTTAGCGTCGGGGGAAGAATACAGTGCGagcagaaaaagagcaaaaagggAAAGTTGTACCAGTTTATCAGACAGGACACACTGGAGGAA from Pempheris klunzingeri isolate RE-2024b chromosome 19, fPemKlu1.hap1, whole genome shotgun sequence includes:
- the LOC139218667 gene encoding asparagine--tRNA ligase, cytoplasmic-like, translating into MATEVTKGMEQTSVGELYVSDKCGSDQDGDGTEQKPFKSPLRALVFAGKEPFPTIYVDSQKDGERWEVISKTQMKNVKKAFNREQVKCDAKDKKEAEDIERREKNLEEAKKIVIEKDTSLPEPKAVKIRLLEAERGQRVKVFGWVHRLRRQGKNLMFIVLRDGTGFLQCVLSDKLCQCYNGLVLSTESTVALYGTLTEVPEGKQAPGGHELHCDFWELIGLAPAGGADNLLNEESDVDVQLNNRHMLIRGENVSKILRVRSTVTQCFRDHFFDRGYYEITPPTMVQTQVEGGSTLFSFNYFGEQAYLTQSSQLYLETCIPALGDTFCIAQSYRAEQSRTRRHLSEYTHIEAECPFMTFDDLLNRLEDLVCDVVDRVLKSPAAQLLYEINPTFKPPKRPFKRMNYPDAIEWLREHNIKKDDGTFYEFGEDIPEAPERQMTDTINETILLCRFPAEIKSFYMQRCPEDRRLTESVDVLMPNVGEIVGGSMRIWDAEELLEGYKREGIDPTPYYWYTDQRKFGTCPHGGYGLGLERFLTWLLNRHHIRDVCLYPRFIQRCRP